A window of the Mucilaginibacter sp. cycad4 genome harbors these coding sequences:
- a CDS encoding zinc-dependent metalloprotease — protein MKKHSLPGIYLRGSVLALAVLAGSCAARKQAANQSLTLKTTTTPGGTVATATTGTPKKEGIKKFSDLIPAKTKADSGLFNTYKVDGKYYYEIPDSLINREMLVVTRFVKTPGGLKTFGQQYGGEEINNQVWKWEKHDKQIFIRVPSYSLRADSTSDMYQSVKNSNLDAILASFEVKAFNKDTTGVLIDVTDFYNGDIAAIGLSDDIKKAYKTMGVDNSRSYIDTIKSFPINVEARTLKTYRAGESPTDNSNAAITFELNTSMLLLPKIPMKARIMDPRVGFFGQRQTDYGTNAQKALVTAYIHRWKLEPKDPIAYAKGELVEPKKQIVFYIDPATPKKWVPYLIQGVNDWQKAFEAAGFKNAITAKEAPTAKQDPQFSTEDARYSVIRYFASDVENAYGPHVADPRSGEILESHVGWYHNVMQLLRDWYLIQTAAVNPKARHAQFADDQMGELIRFVSSHEVGHTLGLPHNFGSSYAYPVDSLRSKTFTDKHGTAPSIMDYARFNYIAQPGDGVTHLYPQIGEYDNWAIKWGYTWFPGNKTPEQEKEILAVWTNKNAGNPVYYFGRQGTSIDPRLQNEDLGDNAMKAGAYGIANLKRILPNLEKWSYKKDEDYGDLNELYNEVLGQYYRYMGHVTTNIGGMNENFKTYDQKGAVYDFVSKDRQHEAALFLNQQLYATPLWLINKAELAKFDNGVMINRIKAMQVSLLGNELNPSRLARMYDNEAKNGANAYTVAQLLTDLHRGVFGTTKPDGYQRNLQRGYIENLKNLLNTDASFGFPGVSSAQLASWGFTPINIALSDIRPMVRAELKKIDTGLPKGGDAITAAHYADLHLRIKEALNPTRPVVNIAGGMVRGINTTNQDILNEKTGSMNCWPRTNVEN, from the coding sequence ATGGCAAATACTACTACGAAATACCCGATTCATTAATTAACCGCGAAATGCTGGTGGTTACCCGTTTTGTAAAAACACCGGGCGGCCTTAAAACATTTGGCCAGCAGTATGGCGGCGAAGAAATTAACAACCAGGTTTGGAAGTGGGAAAAGCACGATAAACAGATATTTATCAGGGTACCCAGCTATTCGTTACGTGCCGATAGTACCAGCGATATGTACCAATCGGTAAAAAACTCAAACCTTGATGCCATACTGGCGTCTTTTGAGGTAAAAGCCTTTAATAAAGACACTACCGGTGTTTTAATTGATGTTACCGATTTTTACAACGGCGATATTGCCGCTATTGGTTTATCTGATGATATCAAAAAAGCTTATAAAACCATGGGAGTTGATAACTCACGTTCGTATATCGACACCATTAAAAGCTTCCCGATAAACGTTGAAGCGCGTACACTAAAAACCTACCGCGCCGGCGAGTCGCCAACTGATAACAGTAATGCAGCCATTACATTTGAGTTGAATACCTCAATGCTTTTGCTGCCCAAAATCCCGATGAAAGCACGGATCATGGATCCGCGCGTAGGCTTTTTTGGCCAGCGCCAAACAGATTACGGCACCAATGCACAGAAAGCCCTGGTTACCGCCTATATCCACCGCTGGAAATTAGAGCCTAAAGATCCAATTGCTTATGCAAAGGGCGAGCTGGTTGAACCTAAAAAACAAATTGTATTTTACATTGACCCGGCCACACCTAAAAAGTGGGTGCCCTATTTAATACAGGGCGTAAACGACTGGCAAAAAGCCTTTGAAGCTGCCGGTTTTAAAAATGCTATAACCGCCAAAGAAGCACCAACAGCAAAACAGGACCCGCAGTTTAGCACCGAGGATGCCCGCTACAGCGTGATCAGGTATTTTGCATCGGATGTTGAAAACGCCTACGGCCCTCACGTGGCCGATCCGCGCAGCGGCGAGATCCTGGAAAGCCATGTTGGCTGGTACCACAACGTGATGCAGCTATTGCGCGATTGGTACCTGATCCAAACAGCAGCGGTAAACCCCAAAGCCCGCCACGCCCAATTTGCCGACGATCAAATGGGCGAACTGATCCGTTTTGTATCATCGCATGAAGTTGGCCATACATTAGGGTTACCGCACAACTTTGGCTCAAGCTACGCTTACCCGGTTGATTCATTGCGCTCAAAAACCTTCACCGATAAACATGGTACCGCACCATCCATTATGGATTATGCCCGTTTTAACTACATTGCCCAACCCGGCGATGGCGTTACGCACCTGTACCCACAAATTGGCGAATATGATAACTGGGCCATAAAATGGGGGTATACCTGGTTCCCCGGTAATAAAACCCCGGAGCAGGAAAAGGAAATATTAGCCGTATGGACCAATAAAAACGCGGGTAACCCGGTTTATTATTTCGGCCGCCAGGGCACCTCTATCGACCCACGCCTGCAAAATGAAGATCTGGGCGATAACGCTATGAAGGCCGGCGCCTATGGCATTGCCAACCTGAAACGGATTTTGCCAAACCTCGAAAAATGGTCGTACAAAAAAGACGAGGACTATGGTGATCTTAATGAACTATACAATGAGGTTTTAGGCCAGTATTACCGTTACATGGGGCATGTTACCACCAACATTGGCGGCATGAACGAAAACTTTAAAACCTATGATCAAAAAGGCGCGGTTTATGATTTTGTGAGTAAAGACCGCCAGCACGAAGCCGCTTTATTTTTAAACCAGCAATTATACGCAACACCGCTATGGCTCATTAACAAAGCAGAATTGGCCAAGTTTGATAACGGCGTTATGATAAACCGGATTAAGGCGATGCAGGTTTCATTGTTAGGTAATGAGCTAAACCCCTCAAGGCTGGCACGGATGTATGACAATGAAGCCAAAAACGGCGCTAATGCCTATACCGTTGCGCAGTTATTAACCGATTTACATAGGGGCGTATTCGGTACAACCAAACCCGACGGCTACCAGCGTAACCTGCAAAGGGGCTATATCGAAAACCTGAAGAACCTGTTAAATACCGATGCAAGCTTTGGGTTCCCGGGTGTATCAAGTGCGCAGCTGGCAAGCTGGGGTTTTACTCCCATCAACATTGCATTGTCTGATATCAGGCCGATGGTGCGTGCCGAACTAAAGAAAATTGATACCGGCCTGCCAAAAGGCGGCGACGCCATAACAGCAGCTCATTATGCCGACCTTCACCTTAGGATAAAGGAAGCCCTTAATCCAACAAGGCCGGTTGTAAATATTGCAGGGGGAATGGTTAGGGGCATAAACACCACTAACCAGGATATACTGAATGAAAAAACAGGAAGTATGAACTGCTGGCCACGTACCAATGTTGAAAACTAA